ACCTGGCAGCGGGCCCGGAGCAGCGGCACCCCGTCGGCCTCGGTCACCGAGACCAGGTCGCTGCCGCGCACCTCGATGCTGGTGCGACCGGTGATCGCCGGGGCGCCGCGCGCACCGGCGTAGTCCCGGACCGTGCGGCTGGACGCGACGTAGTGGGTCCACCAGCCGCCGGGGCTGAGGCCACCAGGGGCGTCCACGCCGGTCAGCGAGACGCCGAGGTAGGTCAGCGAGTAGGCGCCGAAGCCGGACGTCTGCGTCTCGTCGTCGACGATGTACTGGTTGAGGAACACCTGCCGGTCCGGGCGGGGACGCAGGCCGGCCGGGACCAGAGCGGCGACCGCGTCCGGATCCGCCGGCAACCAGCTGAAGTAGAGCGTGCGACTGTTCACGACTAGCTGGGGAGCGGCTGGATCGAGCACTGTGCCTCCGAACCGGGTGTGTACAGGCGACGCTACGGCCAGTCCCACCGGCGGGACAACGACGGATAGTAGACACCTCGGCCCAGATGTCGGATTTCATGTTGACCGCTCGGCCGACAGCGGTGGGCCGACCGGTCAGGCCGGGGTGGGGTGGCCGGCTGGCGAGCAGTGGGTGCCGGAAGCCGTAAGAGACCTCACAACAGCCATGTTGACCGCCCTATTTGCACCTTCTATTGACTGAAGGGGCTTAAGTACATCAGCCTTTCGGCTAGATTTCGGGGAGACGATCAGGTTAAGGTGAGTCCCGAACGGCCCATACGAAGCTAAACCAGAGCGTCACGTCTTTTTGTCCGCGGACGAGGTGCAGGGAGGACCACCCAATGACCGCGCCAACGATCAGCGAGCAGCCGAGCACCACCGCCAAGAGCATGAAGCTCGACCCGCGGGCGCTCACCGACAGCGCCACGGACCTGCTCAACGCCATGGCCGCGCTGCCGACCACCCACCCGTCGCGCGCCGCGCTGCGGGACCGGGCGATCGAGGCCTGGCTGCCGCTGGCCAACCACCTCGCCCACCGCTACAGCGGGCGGGGCGAGCCCACCGACGATCTGGCGCAGACCGCCGCGGTCGGCCTGATCAAGGCCATCGACAAGTTCGACCCGTCCCGCGGCGTCGACTTCGCCGGGTACGCCATCCCCACGATCATCGGCGAGCTCAAGCGGCACTTCCGCGACCGCACCTGGGACATCCGGGTGCCCCGCCGGCTCCAGGAGCTGCGGCTGTCCATCTCCGACGCCAACAGCTCGCTCCTGCAGACCCTCGGCCGCTCGCCGACGGTCGCCGACATCGCCACCCACCTCGGGCTCACCGAGGAAGAGGTGCTGGAGGGCCTGGAAGGCGCCCGCGCGTACAACGCGGTGTCGCTGTCCACCCCGACCGGCGACGGCGAGCGCGCCACCGAGCTGGGTGACATGCTCGGCGGCGAGGACGCGGAGTTCGAGCTGGCTGAGCTGCGGGTCGCCCTGGGCCCGGCGCTGGCCACGCTGGACGAGCGGGAGCAGAAGATCCTCACCCTGCGGTTCTACGGCAACCTGACGCAGTCGCAGATCGCCGAGCAGATCGGCGTCTCGCAGATGCACGTCTCCCGGCTGCTGGCCCGGGCGCTGACCAAGCTGCGCGGTCAGCTCGACGGCACGTACTAGGCGGTCGCGATCGAGGGCCGGGTCCGCGGACCCGGCCCTCGATCGCGCATACAAGCTGTCACGTGAACGTTACAGTGCGCGCACTCTGGCGTGCCTGCCGGGCGGCAGCGCCCGGCCGACTCCGTCAGTGGCTCACCGGCTCCCGCCACATCGGCCAGAACGGCGTGCCGTCGGGCAC
Above is a window of Micromonospora coriariae DNA encoding:
- a CDS encoding acetoacetate decarboxylase family protein yields the protein MNSRTLYFSWLPADPDAVAALVPAGLRPRPDRQVFLNQYIVDDETQTSGFGAYSLTYLGVSLTGVDAPGGLSPGGWWTHYVASSRTVRDYAGARGAPAITGRTSIEVRGSDLVSVTEADGVPLLRARCQVGETGHLISSGHHRYFTRRDGQLLSAVYPFVAEPVAPFEIESVEFLEPGHPMYALRPANPLTIGFGYYSPRSSFAYPGGLSVYPGAAGPPPAPARQVHHVPANLARSGLPSGS
- a CDS encoding SigB/SigF/SigG family RNA polymerase sigma factor yields the protein MTAPTISEQPSTTAKSMKLDPRALTDSATDLLNAMAALPTTHPSRAALRDRAIEAWLPLANHLAHRYSGRGEPTDDLAQTAAVGLIKAIDKFDPSRGVDFAGYAIPTIIGELKRHFRDRTWDIRVPRRLQELRLSISDANSSLLQTLGRSPTVADIATHLGLTEEEVLEGLEGARAYNAVSLSTPTGDGERATELGDMLGGEDAEFELAELRVALGPALATLDEREQKILTLRFYGNLTQSQIAEQIGVSQMHVSRLLARALTKLRGQLDGTY